From Rhea pennata isolate bPtePen1 chromosome 35 unlocalized genomic scaffold, bPtePen1.pri SUPER_35_unloc_1, whole genome shotgun sequence:
cctgggacccccagaGACCCCAGCTGACCTCCCTGGGGTCCCTCAGCTGCCCCCCTGGGACTCCCCAGCCCCCCCCAGAGACCTCCagctgccccccagcacccctgggacccccagaGACTCCAGCTGTCCTCCCTGGGGCCCCTCAGCTgcccccctgggaccccccagcccccccagagacccccagctgccccccagcacccctgggacccccagagaccccagctgcccccctgggaccccccagCAACCCTGGGACCCCCCCATCACCCCTATTTCCCCACCAGGGTGCCCCCAGAGCCTCCTCTgcccccctgggaccccccagCACCCCTGGGACCCCGATTTCTCCCGCAGGgcgcccccccagccccccggccccccacTCACCGCTGCCCCCCACGCGGCTCCGCTGCGTCTCGTACTCGTAGATCTTCTTCTCGTACAGCTTCCGCGTGGAGCctgggggccgggggggggtcagggccccccgggacccccctgccccactgcaccccccccccacggccTGCAGAGAGACCCTGCGCCCCCATAGCCCCCCCCCAGGCCAGGAGCCCCTACGCAGCCCTCCGGCACCCCCAAAGCCGAGTCCCCCAGCGCCCTGGCCCCAGTgtccccagctgccccccacGTCACTAGTTGTCCCCAGTATCCCCAGtctccccagtgccccccaTGTCCCCAGCTGTCCCCAGGACCCCAAATACTCCCGTGTCCTCTGTGTCCCCAGTGCCCCCTGTGTCCCCAGTGCCCCCCGTGTCCCCAGCTGACCCCCAGGCCCCCTGTGCCCCCCATGTCCCCAGCTGCCCCAGTGTCCGCCGTGTCCCCAGtgccccccgtgccccccatgtcccctgctgccccctgtgtcccccatgtccccagcTGCCCACGGGgccccccgtgccccccatgtccccagcggccccccggccccccggcgcgcACCCACGATGGGGCCGTGGGGGATGCGGCAGCTCTTGagcttctccagcagctccttgtCCGTGAGACCCCGGTAGCTCTGCAtggcctggggggggggggcaggggcaCGTGGGGACCCCGCGGGGCCACcccggggctgtggggcagggccaTGGGCCCCCCCtcgggctgtggggcagggagatGGGACCACgccggggctgtggggcagggacacGGGGCCATGGTCCCCCCTTGGGCTGCGGGGCAGGGACACGGTCCCCtcgggctgtggggcagggccaTGGTTCCCCCtcgggctgtggggcagggccatggggccaccctggggctgtggggcagggtcATGGGGCCATGGCCCTCCCtcgggctgtggggcagggccatggggccaccctggggctgtggggcagggccaTGGTTCCCCCtcgggctgtggggcagggccatggggccaccctggggctgtggggcagggacatggggacatgggcCCCCCTCGGGCTGCGGGGCAGGGACACGGGGCCCCTCCcggagctgtggggcagggccatggggcCTCCcccggggctgtggggcagggtcACGGGGCCACGGTCCCCCCacgggctgtggggcagggccaTGGTCCCTCCcccggggctgtggggcagggaaaCGGGGCCCCTCCcagagctgtggggcagggccaTAGTCCCTCccctggggctgtggggcagggccaAGAGGCCACcccggggctgtggggcagggacacggggggcagggccatggggcCCCCtcgggctgtggggcagggccgTGGGGCCCCCtcgggctgtggggcagggccaCGGggggcagggccatggggcCCCCtcgggctgtggggcagggccgcggggggcagggccatggggcCCCCtcgggctgtggggcagggccgtggggccaccccggggctgtggggcagggccaCGGggggcagggccatggggcCCCCtcgggctgtggggcagggccgcggggcccccgggGGTCCCGGCCCCGGTGCCGGTACCTCGCTCCCGGGTCCAGGCCGCGCGCGCGAAGGGAAGTGACTCAGGTGGGCGGGGCCGAGCGCCCGGGGGCGTGGCCGAGCGCTCGAGGGCGTGGCCGAGCGGCTAGGGGCGTGGCCAGCCCCGGGAGCGGGACGGAGAGGCTAGGGGCGGGGCCAGCGCgtcgggggcggggccgagAGTCTAGGGGCGTggccggcgccccgggggcgTGCCCAAGCCCACCTTGGGGGGCGTGGCCGTGCCCGCTCGCTGGGGGCGGGCTCTCCTCGTGGCCACGCCCCCTCCGGCCCaacgccgggggggggggtgcgctgtggggcagcccccccccccccatggggCTGggccgcccggacgcctgggccccaaCCCGTGACTGGGCTCTgccgcggcgccccccccccccccccccccggccccacacGTGTGGGGCGGACGCGGTGCCCCAAGGAGGACGCGGGCCGGGCTCGTTTCTCCTCGTTTATTTCCTCCGTGGGGCCGGCGGgtcgccccccaccccccccactcccccccccccgggcccccgccctgccccacagcgggccggggggcgccggggccccaCACGTCACGATCACGGCACAAGACAGAcaccgggggcggggggggcaggACGCGGGCCTGGGGGCGGcgcagctgtggggcaggccGTGGGGCACGGCTATGGggcagggccgtggggcaggccACGAGGCTATGGCACAGGGCAACGGGGCTTTGGGGCAGGGACATGGCGCAGGCCACAGGGCCGTGGGGCGGGTTGTGGGGCTCGGCTATGGGGCAGGCCCCAGAGCTATGGGGAGGGGCTATGGGGCAGGCTGCGGGCCTATAGGGCGGGGCGATGGGGCAGGCCCCAGGGCTATGGGGCAGGGCGACGaggcaggcagtggggcaggctATGGGGCAGGCCCCACAGACACCATAGCTGCACGcagagggggcggggccgccccgcccccctaggccccgccccctgccccccagGGCGGCTCCTGGGCTCGGCGCCCCCCTGCTGGGGGGGGACCTGCGGGAGAGAGGCCGTCAGGGGCAGCCTGACCCACGGCGGCACCCGGACCCCCGTGGGGCTCCCCGACCCACAGCGCCCCCCCCAGACCCCCGTGGGGCAGCCTGACCCACGGCGGCACCCGGACCCCCGTGGGGCTCCCCGACCCACAGTGCCCCCCCCCAGACCCCCGTGGGGCAGCCTGACCCACGGCGGCACCCGGACCCCCGTGGGGCTCCCTGACCCACAGCGCCCCTCCCAGACCCCCGTGGGGCAGCCTGACCCACGGCGGCACCGGGACCCCCGTGGGGCTCCCCGACCCACAGCGCCCCCCCCCAGACCCCCGTGGGGCAGCCTGACCCACGGCGGCACCCGGACCCCCGTGGGGCTCCCCGACCCACAGCACCCCTCCCAGACCCCCGTGGGGCAGCCTGACCCACGGCGGCACCCGGACCCCCGTGGGGCTCCCCGACCCACAGCGCCCCCCCCAGACCCCCGTGGGGCAGCCTGACCCATGGCGACCCCCCCAGGCCACTGTGAGGCTCCCCCAGATCCCCCCATAGGGCACCCCCAGACCCCCATGGGGCACTCCCAGACTCCCCCCAGGGAACACTCTGGACCCCCAGGGACACCCCCAGCCCCCCATAGGGCACCCCAGACCCATAGGGCACCCCCAGACCCCCCTCCAGGACACCCCCAGACCCGTagggcacccccagcacaccCACAAGGGCACCCTCAGCCCCCCCATAGGGCACCCCAGCCCCATAGGGcacccccagacccccccccaGGACACCCCCAGGCCCCCCATAGGGGACACCCCCAGACCCAAAGGGCACCCCCAGACCCACCAGGGAATACCCCAGACCCGTAGGGcacccccagaccccccccaggacacccccagccccccagtAGGGGACACCCCCAGACCCAAAGGGCACCCTCAGCCCCCCCATAGGGCACCCCAGCCCCATAGGGcacccccagaccccccccaggacacccccagccccccagtAGGGGACACCCCCAGACCCAAAgggcacccccagcccccccatagggcacccccagccccccagtAGGGGACACCCCCAGACCCAAAgggcacccccagcccccccatagggcacccccagccccccagtAGGGGACACCCCCAGACCCAAAGGGTACCCTCAGCCCCCCCATAGGGCACCCCAGCCCCATAGGGcacccccagacccccccccaGGACACCCCCGGCCCCCCATAGGGGACACCCCggacccccagcccccccccccggcacggCCCCACTCACCCTACATCTGGTTGGCAAAGGAGGTGGGGGCGGCCTGGCCGTACCCCCCCTCGGGGGGGCCGTAGCCGCCCTGGCCGTAGTCGGGCTGGTAGCCGCCGGGCTGCCCGTAGCCGCCCTCGGGCTGCCCGTAGCCGCCCTCGGGGGCCGCCGGCTTCTcgggggcgccggcgggggggccgcggccccacggccccccccaGCCCGTCTCCTTGAACACGAACCAGAGGTTGCCCGTCCACAGCACCAGGTTCAGGAAGCCGAAGACctgcgggggggcggggggggggacagacACACACGCTATAGGGGGCGGCCCTATAGGCGCCGGGAGGTGGGGTCCCGggatgggggggtgggggtggctCCAGGGCTGCCATAGGACCTGGGGGAGCACTATAGGGCTGCTATAGGTCCCACGGAACGGAGGGCTCTAGGGGTGCTATAGGGCCCGGGGGAGGGCTATAGGGGTGCCACAGGTCCCAGGGGGCTCCGGGGGGGCTCTAGGTCCCAggggctctgggggggggggtctctaGGGGTGCTATAGGGCCCGGGGGAGGGCTATAGGGGTGCCACAGGTCCCAGGGGGctccggggggggggctctAGGTCCCAGGGGAGGAGTGTGAGAGCCTATAGGGCTGCTACAGGTCCCAGGGAATGGGGAGGGGGGCTCCAGGGGTGCTATAGGGCCCAGGGGAAGGCTATAGGGGTGCCATAGGTCCCAGGgatcttggggggggggggctccagGAGTGCTATAGGACCCGTGGGAGTACTATGAGAGCCTATACGGCTGCTATAGGTCCTGGGAATGGGGGGCTCTAGGGGTGCTATAGGGCCCAGGGGAAGGCTATAGGGGTGCCATAGGTCCcagggggctgcgggggctccAGTGGTGCTATAGCTACTGTGAGAGCCTATAAGGCTGCTATAGGTCCCAGGGAAAGGGGGGCTCTAGGGGTGCTATAGGTCCTGGGGCAGGGCTATAGGGGTCTATAGGGATGCCATACATCCCAGGGGGCTGGAAGGGGGGGCTCCAGGGGGGTTCTGGGTCCCAGGCGATGGAGGGGGCTCTAGGGGTGGTATAGGACCCGAGGGGAGTGCTACAGAGGTGCTATAGGTCCTGTGGAGTGTTATAGGGGTGCTATAGGTGCTAGGGGGCTACAGGAAAGGTCCAGGGATGCTATAGGACCCAGAGGAGCACTATTGGAATCTATAGGGCTGCTATAGGTCCCGACTCCACTACCGGGGGGAGGCCTGTGGGGATCCTAGGGGAGTACTGTGGGGAGCTATAGGGATGCCATAGGTCCCAGGGGAACCTGACAGGGTTGTGGGGGTACTATAGGGCACTATAGGGCACCATGGGGGCTCACCACGGAGGTGCTGAGGCCGGAGGTGACGGGGACGCTATagggcgccgtggggcgccgtggggctcaCCACGGAGGTGCTGAGGCCGGAGGTGACGGGGACGCTATagggcgccgtggggcgccgtggggctcaCCACGGAGGTGCTGAGGCCGGAGGTGACGGGGACGCTATagggcgccgtggggcgccgtggggctcaCCACGGAGGTGCTGAGGCCGGAGGTGACGGGGACGCTATagggcgccgtggggcgccgtggggctcaCCACGGAGGTGCTGAGGCCGGAGGCGACGGGGACGCTATagggcgccgtggggcgccgtggggctcaCCACGGAGGTGCTGAGGCCGGAGGTGACGGGGACGCTATagggcgccgtggggcgccgtggggctcaCCACGGAGGTGCTGAGGCCGGAGGCGACGGGGACGCTATagggcgccgtggggcgccgtggggctcaCCACGGAGGTGCTGAGGCCGGAGGCGACGGGGACGCTATagggcgccgtggggcgccgtggggctcaCCACGGAGGTGCTGAGGCCGGAGGCGACGGGGACGCTATagggcgccgtggggcgccgtggggctcaCCACGGAGGTGTTGAGGCCGGAGGTGACGGGGACGCTATagggcgccgtggggcgccgtggggctcaCCACGGAGGTGCTGAGGCCGGAGGTGACGGGGACGCTATagggcgccgtggggcgccgtggggctcaCCACGGAGGTGTTGAGGCCGGAGGTGACGGGCGAGCGCAGGCCGCGGCAGCGGGCCCCcgggcgccggcagcccggCAGCTCGGCCAGGACGCCGGCGGGCGCCGTGGCCTCCTTGATGTCCGCCAGCGCCTTGGCCCAGGCGCAGGAGCTCACCAGCCACAGGAAGGCCAGCACCCCCGTGGCCACCAGGTCCTGGGCGCCGAGAAggtggggtgggtgggggggcgGCGTCACGCGCGctccccccggctccccccgtGGCCCCATCCCCAGTGCCCTCCACGgccccagccccatggccccAATGTCCTCCGTGGCCCCAGTGTCCTCCATGGCCCCATCCCAATGATCCCAATGTTCTCCATGGCCCCATCCCAATGATCCCAATGTTCTCCATGGCCCCAGTGTCCTCCATGGCCCCATCTCAATGATCCCAATGTCCTCCGTGGCCCCAGTGTCCTCCATGGCCCCATCCCAATGATCCCAATGTTCTCCATGGCCCCAGTGTCCTCCATGGCCCCATCTCAATGATCCCAATGTCCTCCGTGGCCCCAGTGTCCTCCATGGCCCCATCTCAATGATCCCAATGTTCTCCATGGCCCCAGTGTCCTCCATGGCCCCATCTCAATGATCCCAATGTCCTCCGTGGCCCCAGTGTCCTCCATGGCCCCATCTCAATGATCCCAATGTTCTCCATGGCCCCAGTGTCCTCCATGGCCCCATCTCAATGATCCCAATGTCCTCCGTGGCCCCAGTGTCCTCCATGGCCCCATCTCAATGATCCCAATGTCCTCCGTGGCCCCAGTGTCCTCCATGGCCCCATCCCAATGATCCCAATGTCCTCCATGGCCCCAGTGTCCTCCATGGCCCCAGCCCTATGGCCCCAATGTCCTCCATGATGGCCCCAGTGTCCTCCATGGCCCCATCCCAATGATCCCAATGTTCTCCATGGCCCCAGTGTCCTCCATGGCCCCATCCCAATGATCCCAATGTTCTCCATGGCCCTAGTGTCCTCCATGGCCCCATCCCAATGATCCCAATGTCCTCCATGGCCCCAGTGTCCTCTATGGCCCCAGCCCTATGGCCCCAATGTCCTCCATGATGGCCCCAGTGTCCTCCATGGCCCCATCCCAATGATCCCAATGTTCTCCGTGGCCCCAATACCCTCCATGCTCTCCATGGCCCCATCCCCATGGTCCCAATGTCCTCCATGGCCCCAGTGTCCTCCATGGCCCTATCCCCATGGCCCCAATGTCCTCCATGGCCCCAGTGTCCTCCATGGCCCTATCCCCATGGTCCCAGTGTTCTCCATGGCCCCACGGCCCCAATGTCCTCCAGGGCCCCAATGTCCTCCATGTTCTCCATGGCCCCATCCCCCTGGCCCCAATGTCCTCCATGGCCGCAGTGTCCTCCATGTTCTTCATGGCCCCATCCCCATGGCCCCAATGTCCTCCATGGCCCCAATGTCCTTCATGGCCCCATCCTGATGATCCCAACGTTCTCCATGGCCCCAACGTCATGCATGTTCTCCACGGCCCCAATGTCCTCCACGGCCTCCATGGTCCCATCCCCATGCCCCAAGTGTCATCCATGGCCCCAATGCTCTCCATGTCCTCCCACGGCCCCATCCCCACGGCCCCAGTATCCTCCATGATCCTCCATGGCCCTCCTATAGTCCCCCATGTCCTTGTGCCCCATGTCCCCACACCCCACATCCGCCCATCTTCTCCCCACAAGCCCACGTACCCGtgccccacgtccccccacCTGCCCGTGCCCCCCCATCGCCCCCACTCACGATGACGGGCCCCTTGTTGTTCTCCCGGTACTTGCTGTCGAGGAAGAGGTAGACGCCGAGGGCGCCCAGGGCGTAGAGGAAGGCGAAGACGGCCACGGTGACGAAGAACTCAGCGGCCGACGAGTAGTCGCCCACCAGGAACACCTTCTCCTGGTGGCCCCTCTCGGTGCCCTGGCACGTGGGGGCCAGGAAGTACACCTGGTGCAGCCTGGGGCACCCGCAGCGGGCTagcgccggcccccgccgctgGCCCCCGCACCGTTGCACATAGCATCTCCCCCATTGGTCCCTATGGGCCTGGACCATGCCTGGTTGGTCCCTATGGACCTGAAGCATCTCCCTTAATGGTCCATATGGGTTTGGAGCATCAGTCCCAATGGTCCCTATGGATTTGGACCATGCCTGGTTGGTCCCTATGGGCCCGGGGTATCTCCCCCAATGGTCCCTATGGACATGGAGCATGCCTGGTTGGTCACTATGGACCTGGAGCATTGCCCTCAATGGTTCATATAGGTCTAGAGGATCCCTGGTTGGCCCCCatgggcctggagcatctcccttAATGGTCCATATGGGTCTGAAGCATCTCCCCCAATAGTCCGTATGGACTTGGACCATCCCTGGTTGGCCCCTatgggcctggagcatctccatCAATGGTCCCTATAGGCCTGGAGCATGCCTGGTTGGTCCCTATGGGCCTGGAGCATTTCTATCAATGGTCCACATaggcctggagcatctctgaTTGGTCACTATGGCCCCGGAGCACCTCCCTCAATGGTCCATATAGGTCTAGAGCATCCCCGGTTGGTCTCTGTGGGCCCAGAGCATGTCCATCAATGGTCCGTATGAGTCTGGAGCATCACCCCCAATGGTCCATATGACTTGGACCGTGCCTGGTTGGTCCCTatgggcctggagcatctcccccaATGGTCCCTATGGGCCTGGAGCATCCCTGGTTGGTCCCTAcgggcctggagcatctcccccaATGGTCCCTATGGGCCTGGACCACCCCTGGTTGGTCCCTAcgggcctggagcatctcccccaATGGTCCCTatgggcctggagcatctccatCAATGGTCCCTATGGGCCTGGACCATCCCTGGTTGGTCCCTAcgggcctggagcatctcccccaATGGTCCCTatgggcctggagcatctcccccaATGGTCCCTATGGGCCTGGACCACCCCTGGTTGGTCCCTAcgggcctggagcatctcccccaATGGTCCCTATGGGCCTGGACCATCCCTGGTTGGTCCCTAcgggcctggagcatctcccccaATGGTCCCTATGGGCCTGGACCATCTCCATCAATGGTCCCTatgggcctggagcatctcccccaATGGTCCCTACGagcctggagcatctcccccaATGGTCCCTATGGGCCTATACCACCCCTGGTTGGTCCCTAcgggcctggagcatctcccccaATGGTCCCTATGGGCCTGGACCATCTCCATCAATGGTCCCTATGGGCCTGGACCATCCCTGGTTGGTCCCTAcgggcctggagcatctcccccaATGGTCCCTATGGGCCTGGACCATCTCCATCAATGGTCCCTATGGGCCTGGACCATCCCTGGTTGGTCCCTAcgggcctggagcatctccatCAATGGTCCCTATGGGCCTGGAGCATCCCTAGTTGGTGCATACAGGGCGAGGGGATTGTAGGAGCCCCCCGGGGGGGGCGTATGGCCCCATAGCATGCCAGAGAGGATCCTATGGGCCTGGagcgcctcctccccgccccccccccggcggcggcgcacCTGAAGGGGTAGCCGAAGTCCACGGCGATGTTGAGGTCGCTCTCGTTGCGGGTGGCACATTCGACGCTCAGGCCGAAGGAGCCCGAGTAGCTGCCGCAGGTGGCGAAGGCGAAGATGGAGAAGAGctggggggcggggagggggggggacacaGGAGGGGTGACCGGcacgtcccccccccccaacacccctAGATGGGCAGAGCCCACGTTCGttacccccccccctcctcctccccagcctcGTTAATCCCAGGATTAGACCGAGATGACCCAAATTGGCAGCTGCTTCAGGGAGGGGGGAACTGGGGGAGaatggtggtggggggggggggtccagaGGGTCCTGGGAGGATCTACGGGGGGTCaagggggtcctggaggggaCCTGGGGGGGGGTCAATAgggtccgggggggggggatctggGGAATTGGGAGGGTCGGGGGGGCTGGGAGGAATCTGTggggggggagtggggaggGGTCTGGGGAGGCCCAAGGGGTCCGGGGGGGGATCTGAGAGGGATTTGGAGGGAAttgggggggggctgggggggctaGAGGAGTTTGGAGGGAATTGGGGGGGTCTGGGAGTCTCTGAAAGGGGGTTGAGAGGAattggggggtcctggggggggctgggagggggctgAAGGGaatgtggggggggggctgggggggctgggagggggtgAAGGGAATTGGGGGGGGGCTTGGAGAACCTATAGGGGGTCCAGAGGGGTCTGGGGGGGATATGGGGGGTCCGGGGGGGATCTAAGCGTCCAGGGACAAGTGCAGGGGTCCGGGGGGGTCCGggcgggcccggg
This genomic window contains:
- the SYP gene encoding synaptophysin, translating into MEVLNQLVAGGQFRVIKEPLGFLKLLEWLFSIFAFATCGSYSGSFGLSVECATRNESDLNIAVDFGYPFRLHQVYFLAPTCQGTERGHQEKVFLVGDYSSAAEFFVTVAVFAFLYALGALGVYLFLDSKYRENNKGPVIDLVATGVLAFLWLVSSCAWAKALADIKEATAPAGVLAELPGCRRPGARCRGLRSPVTSGLNTSVVFGFLNLVLWTGNLWFVFKETGWGGPWGRGPPAGAPEKPAAPEGGYGQPEGGYGQPGGYQPDYGQGGYGPPEGGYGQAAPTSFANQM